The proteins below are encoded in one region of Reichenbachiella sp. 5M10:
- a CDS encoding Na/Pi cotransporter family protein, with product MEYGFFDILELIGALGFFIYGMKVMSESIQKVAGDKLRGVMSLITSNRVSGVLTGFLTTAIIQSSSATTVMVVSFVNAGLLKLRQAISVIMGANIGTTVTAILILFLGFSKFSIAHYTLPIIAFGFPLLFAKKSEYKYWGEFLIGFALLFMGLDALKGAVPDLKSSPEVLDWITYVNSWGFFSIVIAVLIGTMLTVVVQSSSAAMAITLILCDKGLIPFDMAAGIVLGENIGTTITANLAALVGNIHAKRAARAHLLFNVLGVLWMLIVFGFYINSISWIMVAMGQGDPLADSQAVKWGLTYFHISFNIINTLLMIWFVPQIEKAVIKMVPSKDDEDEEFHLEYIGSNLMRTAELSLLEAKKELSVFGKIIKKMHNYSVELLETDSQKKIEKLLVKIEKYEQHTDDLEIEIDDYLVKVAEGRLSASSSEEIRAFLSITSDLERVADIIMRMSKDASKNAKKKFEFTKDQSANLHKLTELVEKAIAMMLTNLNKPYADVTMEGAKELEHAINAKTKELNKEYFKKIKEKNYDVKNGVAYRDLIFSCEKIGDHLINVTESLYDLKGHH from the coding sequence GTGGAATACGGTTTTTTTGATATTTTGGAATTGATTGGAGCACTTGGGTTTTTCATTTATGGAATGAAGGTCATGAGTGAGTCAATTCAAAAAGTGGCGGGAGATAAGTTGAGGGGTGTCATGAGCTTGATTACTTCCAATCGTGTCAGTGGTGTTTTGACGGGTTTTCTAACCACAGCGATCATTCAATCTTCGTCTGCTACCACAGTGATGGTAGTCAGTTTTGTCAATGCAGGTTTGCTCAAATTGCGTCAAGCGATCAGTGTTATAATGGGAGCCAATATTGGAACTACTGTGACTGCCATTTTGATCTTATTTTTGGGTTTTTCTAAATTTAGTATTGCGCATTACACTTTGCCGATAATTGCGTTTGGCTTTCCCTTGTTGTTTGCCAAGAAGTCAGAGTATAAGTATTGGGGTGAGTTTTTGATTGGGTTTGCCTTGTTGTTTATGGGACTTGATGCGCTCAAAGGTGCCGTGCCTGACCTCAAGAGTAGTCCTGAGGTTTTGGATTGGATTACTTATGTCAATTCGTGGGGTTTTTTCTCGATCGTGATAGCGGTGCTAATTGGTACGATGCTTACCGTAGTGGTGCAGTCGTCCAGTGCAGCGATGGCGATTACACTGATATTGTGTGACAAGGGGTTGATTCCTTTTGATATGGCTGCAGGTATAGTATTGGGAGAGAATATAGGGACGACCATTACTGCCAATCTGGCGGCTCTGGTTGGAAATATACATGCTAAGCGAGCAGCGAGAGCTCACTTGCTTTTCAATGTTTTAGGAGTGCTTTGGATGTTGATTGTTTTTGGGTTTTATATCAATAGCATCAGTTGGATCATGGTGGCTATGGGACAAGGTGATCCGCTCGCAGATTCTCAGGCGGTGAAGTGGGGATTGACCTACTTTCACATTAGTTTCAATATCATCAATACCTTGCTGATGATTTGGTTTGTGCCACAGATAGAGAAGGCAGTGATCAAGATGGTACCGAGTAAAGATGATGAAGATGAAGAGTTTCATTTGGAATACATTGGAAGCAACTTGATGCGTACCGCAGAGTTGTCTCTGTTGGAGGCAAAGAAAGAGCTTTCTGTTTTTGGCAAGATTATCAAGAAAATGCATAATTACTCTGTAGAACTACTAGAGACAGATAGCCAAAAGAAAATAGAGAAACTACTGGTAAAGATCGAGAAGTACGAGCAGCATACTGATGATCTCGAAATTGAGATTGATGATTATTTGGTCAAAGTAGCTGAAGGTAGGCTGTCGGCGAGTTCTTCTGAAGAAATCAGAGCCTTTCTGAGCATCACCAGTGATTTGGAACGTGTGGCGGATATCATCATGAGAATGTCTAAAGACGCGAGCAAGAACGCCAAGAAGAAGTTCGAATTTACGAAGGATCAGAGTGCCAACCTGCACAAGTTGACGGAGCTGGTAGAGAAGGCTATCGCGATGATGCTGACTAACTTGAACAAACCGTATGCTGATGTGACGATGGAAGGAGCAAAAGAATTGGAGCATGCCATCAATGCAAAGACGAAGGAGCTCAATAAAGAGTATTTCAAGAAAATAAAAGAGAAGAATTACGACGTGAAAAATGGGGTGGCTTACCGCGATTTGATTTTCTCTTGTGAGAAAATCGGAGACCATTTGATCAACGTTACAGAAAGTCTATATGATTTGAAGGGACATCACTAA
- a CDS encoding helix-hairpin-helix domain-containing protein: protein MIRWFFIGSLCFVGHTLAGQEPKRPEIDIQNFIETMFQVPDQDINYEDLYESLYQLYLDPIDLNRATKTELSRLYQLDLRQINELMNYLNRHGPMLSLYELQVIDGFDKRTINNIRPFVVVRSPGDYHMQGRLVQRVAKNENTYLLLRARRTVENKKGYQRVDPGRYMGSPYQIYGRFLSRHSKDYSLGLTFEKDPGEKIYWNHQQHSYGFDYYSYHLFLENKGKFKRISLGDYQAQFGQGLILGAGFNPGKGAETITTVKRGNSGIRPYSSVLETGFMRGAAFTYAISRQIDISPFISRMRQDANTVSVTDTDEPEEYISSILSTGLHRTRTEWNKRKQITETTYGINLTYNAPGRNFQGGLTYLASHYSIPIQRTPTLYNQFEFNGKHNYNLGIFANYNWHNMLLFGEAALSRSGGQAYIAGLMSSLTPELSLSLVYRDYAKDYHTFYGNGFGEGARTINEKGIYWGLKYTPSRRWLITAYYDWFLFPWLKYRAEAPTSGYEFLTKISYSPSRSTKLYLQYRQQSKERTVSQENMNVKKIVSGVKRSVAGNLDFQVHPNIGLKSRVQFSTFDQDGQQSTGVSIMQDLTIQIAKLKVSTRFAVFDTEDYENRQYVYEKDLLYAFSIPAYTGQGTRTYILLQYSPVRKITLWAKYGRYLYDNQTTSIGSSNEQIIGNTQSEIKFQIRYKL from the coding sequence ATGATCCGCTGGTTTTTCATCGGCTCCTTGTGTTTTGTCGGTCACACTCTGGCGGGGCAAGAACCCAAACGCCCTGAAATTGACATCCAAAATTTCATCGAGACGATGTTTCAAGTCCCGGACCAAGACATCAACTACGAAGACCTCTACGAATCGCTCTATCAACTCTATCTTGACCCTATCGATCTCAACCGCGCCACCAAAACAGAACTCAGCAGATTGTACCAGTTGGACCTTCGTCAAATCAATGAATTGATGAACTATCTAAACCGACACGGCCCGATGCTCTCCCTCTACGAACTGCAAGTAATTGATGGGTTTGACAAACGAACCATCAACAACATACGCCCATTTGTAGTCGTCCGCTCTCCTGGGGACTACCACATGCAAGGACGTCTTGTCCAGCGCGTAGCAAAGAACGAAAATACCTACCTACTGCTCCGAGCCCGACGCACTGTCGAAAACAAAAAAGGCTATCAACGAGTCGATCCAGGTAGATACATGGGATCTCCATATCAAATCTACGGGCGTTTTCTGAGTCGACATTCCAAAGACTATAGCCTTGGTCTAACGTTCGAAAAGGATCCTGGCGAAAAAATCTATTGGAACCACCAACAACACAGCTATGGCTTTGATTACTATTCCTACCACTTATTTTTAGAAAACAAAGGGAAATTCAAACGCATCAGTTTAGGAGACTATCAGGCACAATTTGGCCAAGGGCTCATCCTCGGTGCAGGCTTCAACCCAGGCAAAGGTGCAGAAACCATCACTACAGTCAAACGAGGCAACTCAGGAATTAGGCCCTACAGCTCTGTACTAGAAACGGGCTTCATGCGCGGTGCGGCTTTCACCTACGCTATCTCCAGACAGATAGATATCAGTCCCTTCATTTCGCGCATGCGCCAAGACGCAAACACGGTCTCCGTTACAGATACAGATGAACCCGAAGAGTACATCTCGAGCATACTCTCTACAGGCTTGCACAGGACCCGTACAGAATGGAACAAACGCAAACAAATCACCGAAACTACCTACGGCATCAATCTCACATACAATGCACCGGGTCGAAATTTCCAAGGAGGACTTACCTACCTCGCTTCCCACTACTCGATCCCCATACAACGTACCCCCACGCTGTACAACCAATTCGAATTCAACGGAAAACACAATTATAACCTCGGCATATTCGCGAACTACAATTGGCACAACATGCTACTATTTGGGGAGGCCGCTCTATCCAGATCGGGAGGACAAGCCTATATCGCAGGCCTCATGTCCAGCCTCACTCCCGAACTCTCCCTCAGCCTAGTCTATCGAGATTATGCCAAGGATTACCACACCTTCTATGGCAATGGTTTTGGCGAAGGTGCACGAACCATCAACGAAAAAGGAATTTATTGGGGACTCAAATACACGCCTTCCAGACGCTGGCTAATCACTGCCTATTATGACTGGTTTCTATTCCCCTGGCTCAAGTACCGTGCTGAGGCCCCTACTAGTGGCTATGAATTTCTCACCAAAATTTCCTATTCCCCCTCGCGCAGCACCAAGCTTTATCTCCAGTATCGTCAGCAATCCAAAGAGCGAACTGTCTCTCAGGAAAACATGAATGTCAAAAAAATCGTCTCTGGAGTCAAACGATCTGTAGCAGGCAATCTGGATTTTCAGGTTCATCCCAACATAGGCCTCAAGTCTAGAGTCCAATTCAGTACATTCGACCAAGATGGACAACAAAGCACAGGAGTGAGCATCATGCAAGATCTGACAATCCAAATTGCCAAACTTAAGGTCAGCACCCGTTTTGCCGTCTTCGACACAGAGGATTACGAAAACCGACAGTATGTCTACGAAAAGGACCTACTCTATGCCTTTTCGATTCCTGCCTACACAGGTCAAGGTACGCGTACATATATCTTGCTACAATACTCCCCTGTACGCAAGATTACCCTATGGGCCAAATACGGTCGCTACCTTTACGATAATCAAACTACCTCTATCGGTTCGTCCAACGAACAAATCATTGGAAACACCCAATCCGAAATCAAATTTCAAATCCGCTACAAACTATAA
- a CDS encoding gamma-glutamylcyclotransferase, translating into MNTTQRLFVYGTLLQSHDNPYARLLRANARYLADGIFQGKLYQVDVYPGVLSSADPSHQVHGQVYEFDKANADQVLIQLDAYEGIGPDFSWPHEYVRESASIHCGEKTYTCWVYLYNRRVAEHQWIASGRFI; encoded by the coding sequence ATGAATACAACCCAACGATTGTTTGTTTATGGTACACTACTACAGTCTCATGACAACCCCTATGCTCGGCTGCTCCGTGCCAATGCACGTTATTTGGCAGACGGGATATTCCAAGGCAAACTCTATCAAGTAGACGTCTATCCCGGCGTCCTCAGCTCAGCAGACCCCTCCCATCAAGTACATGGCCAAGTCTACGAGTTTGACAAGGCCAATGCAGACCAGGTACTGATTCAATTGGACGCATACGAAGGGATAGGACCAGACTTCTCATGGCCACATGAGTATGTCCGCGAATCGGCATCCATTCACTGTGGTGAAAAGACCTACACCTGCTGGGTGTATCTCTACAATCGTCGAGTAGCAGAGCACCAATGGATTGCTTCTGGGCGCTTCATCTAG
- a CDS encoding SDR family NAD(P)-dependent oxidoreductase: protein MAESDKGIDREELERSIKMLETLSERGELLDALPEALRVDLLKAAGKLSRPDRNEYRLRKKQAKKEKRKQVVTNDRKARALSGIRSARETPVFEAPKQLLLQNIPTTDDRVLSSPRNCYVCKKEYTKLHHFYDAMCEECGDLNYMKRFQRADMTGQVVLITGSRLKIGYHICLMMLRSGATVIATTRFPVDSANRFAREEDYHDWKERLHIHGLDLRHIPSVELFASYVEQNFDRLDVIINNAAQTVRRPPGFYSHMMEKELLPYEQQSKEAQVLLKDHHACVRDLTDYGKALENNDGAMPVTWHGQEPGVGIRASAKLSQIPYRFDNSLEAAEIFPEGELDADLQQVDLRKTNSWRLRLGEVQTAEMLEVQLVNSVAPFVLINNLIGLMRKDYTGQKHIINVSAMEGKFHRFKKEDRHPHTNMAKAALNMMTHTSASDFAKDGIYMNAVDTGWVTDEDPVELAKKKEELHDFQPPLDIVDGAARVVDPLLDGINSGKHWCGKFLKDYFPIDW from the coding sequence ATGGCTGAGTCAGACAAGGGGATAGATAGGGAGGAACTGGAGCGTTCGATCAAGATGCTCGAGACATTGAGTGAGCGAGGAGAGCTACTGGATGCCTTGCCAGAGGCGTTGCGCGTAGATTTGCTCAAAGCTGCAGGCAAACTGTCCCGCCCTGATCGCAACGAATATCGTCTGAGAAAGAAACAAGCTAAGAAAGAAAAGCGCAAGCAGGTCGTAACCAACGACCGAAAAGCCAGGGCTCTATCAGGTATTCGCTCTGCACGTGAGACGCCAGTGTTTGAGGCGCCCAAACAACTGCTCTTACAGAATATCCCCACGACAGATGATCGGGTCTTGTCCTCTCCGCGCAATTGCTACGTCTGCAAGAAGGAATATACCAAGCTCCACCATTTCTATGATGCGATGTGTGAGGAGTGTGGGGATCTTAACTACATGAAGCGCTTCCAACGTGCCGATATGACAGGGCAGGTGGTACTGATCACGGGATCACGACTGAAAATCGGTTACCACATCTGTCTGATGATGCTGCGTTCTGGCGCTACGGTGATCGCGACGACTCGCTTTCCTGTGGATTCGGCCAACCGATTTGCTAGGGAAGAGGACTACCACGACTGGAAGGAGAGGCTGCATATCCACGGGCTGGACTTGCGTCATATTCCTAGTGTAGAATTGTTCGCGAGCTACGTCGAGCAGAATTTTGACCGATTGGATGTCATCATCAACAATGCCGCGCAGACGGTACGACGACCGCCAGGGTTCTATAGCCATATGATGGAGAAGGAATTGCTGCCCTACGAACAACAGTCTAAAGAGGCCCAAGTGCTACTCAAAGATCATCATGCCTGCGTGCGGGATTTGACGGACTATGGCAAGGCACTCGAAAACAACGATGGCGCCATGCCAGTGACATGGCATGGACAGGAACCTGGTGTAGGGATCCGTGCCTCAGCAAAGTTGTCACAGATACCGTACCGTTTTGACAATTCGCTCGAAGCAGCGGAGATATTCCCAGAAGGGGAACTGGATGCTGACCTCCAACAGGTCGATCTTCGCAAGACCAATAGCTGGCGCTTGCGACTAGGAGAGGTGCAGACCGCCGAGATGCTCGAAGTACAGCTCGTCAATTCGGTAGCGCCTTTCGTACTGATCAATAACCTCATTGGCCTGATGCGCAAAGACTACACTGGACAAAAACACATCATCAATGTCTCGGCGATGGAGGGTAAGTTTCATCGGTTCAAGAAAGAAGATAGACACCCGCATACCAACATGGCCAAGGCAGCACTCAACATGATGACACATACGTCGGCGAGTGATTTTGCGAAAGATGGTATCTATATGAATGCTGTGGATACGGGTTGGGTGACCGATGAGGATCCTGTCGAGCTGGCGAAGAAGAAAGAGGAACTGCATGACTTTCAACCACCGCTAGATATCGTCGATGGTGCAGCACGTGTGGTGGATCCCTTGCTCGACGGTATCAACTCTGGCAAGCACTGGTGTGGCAAGTTTCTCAAGGATTATTTTCCGATTGACTGGTGA
- a CDS encoding tRNA pseudouridine(38-40) synthase TruA: MQGQRYYYLIELQYLGFRYHGFQKQPNVKTVQLVLERTLNYVLGHKDHKVLPSGRTDAMVSANQAYIELFVKEELDEQVFLKDFNHNLPSDVRAMSIEQVDAKFNVILNPKIKEYLYLFSFGEKNHPFAAPYICHINDHLDIEQMKKGAQLFQGRHNFQNYVYKPSEMTVLEREVVQCELVNNDIYTASFFPKQSYMLRVCGPGFMRHQVRLMAGALINLGRGVHTMEELELSLTQKREEPFTFIAPASGLILNSINF, translated from the coding sequence ATGCAAGGCCAACGCTACTACTACTTGATCGAACTCCAATATCTGGGGTTTCGCTACCATGGCTTCCAAAAGCAACCCAACGTCAAAACGGTGCAGTTGGTGCTAGAGAGGACGCTCAACTATGTCCTTGGACACAAAGATCACAAAGTCCTCCCTTCTGGACGTACCGACGCGATGGTGTCTGCCAACCAAGCTTATATAGAGCTGTTTGTCAAGGAAGAACTCGACGAGCAAGTATTTCTCAAAGACTTCAATCATAACCTACCATCTGATGTACGCGCGATGAGTATCGAACAGGTCGATGCGAAGTTCAATGTGATCCTCAATCCGAAAATCAAGGAGTACCTGTACTTGTTTTCCTTTGGAGAAAAGAACCACCCTTTTGCCGCGCCTTATATCTGTCACATCAATGATCACCTAGATATTGAGCAGATGAAAAAGGGGGCACAGTTGTTTCAGGGACGTCACAACTTCCAAAACTATGTCTACAAACCCTCTGAGATGACCGTGCTAGAGCGAGAGGTGGTGCAGTGTGAATTAGTCAACAACGACATCTATACCGCGAGTTTCTTTCCAAAGCAGAGCTATATGCTGCGTGTATGTGGGCCTGGGTTTATGCGTCATCAGGTGCGGCTGATGGCGGGCGCACTGATCAATCTGGGACGAGGTGTCCATACAATGGAGGAGTTGGAATTATCATTGACACAAAAAAGAGAAGAACCCTTTACATTCATTGCACCAGCTTCTGGTCTGATATTGAATTCAATTAATTTTTGA
- a CDS encoding SMP-30/gluconolactonase/LRE family protein: MKSTILAVGLLAMASCTAPKTSEGEVQTPQDDIQRWEAVLFYEDKNELGEGAIWNHETNELWSVDIEGKKWFQLDVSNKSQLVHQLDQRIGTIVPAADGRAVIALEDGVYYYDPETGQQELIVRPKQHGEKIRFNDGKCDPSGRLWVGSMHQDQISDAAKLYKISGDGTAEQMLDSVTISNGIVWSSDQKTMYYIDTPDGKVRVFDYDDETGTISNERSLMDFTAYGYPDGSTIDAENNLWVCLWNGNKVLQIDTESGEIIGEVHIPAHNITSCAFGGENLDSLFITSARVDMSEAELDSLPHAGSIFVAVPGVKGVKANFFGQE, translated from the coding sequence ATGAAAAGTACAATACTAGCAGTAGGCCTATTGGCAATGGCATCTTGTACCGCACCAAAGACCTCCGAAGGAGAGGTTCAAACACCACAAGACGATATCCAACGATGGGAAGCCGTATTGTTTTATGAAGACAAAAACGAGTTAGGAGAAGGGGCCATTTGGAACCACGAGACGAACGAGCTCTGGTCGGTAGATATTGAAGGCAAGAAGTGGTTTCAGCTTGATGTATCCAACAAATCTCAGCTGGTGCATCAGTTGGATCAGCGCATCGGAACCATCGTACCAGCGGCAGATGGGCGTGCTGTCATTGCGTTAGAGGATGGGGTGTACTACTACGACCCTGAGACTGGACAGCAGGAGTTGATTGTCAGACCCAAGCAGCATGGTGAGAAGATTCGCTTCAACGACGGCAAGTGCGACCCTTCTGGGAGGCTTTGGGTCGGCTCGATGCATCAAGATCAGATCAGTGATGCAGCGAAACTCTATAAGATCAGTGGAGACGGAACCGCTGAGCAGATGCTCGACAGTGTGACCATCTCCAACGGGATCGTTTGGTCATCTGACCAAAAGACGATGTACTATATCGATACACCAGATGGCAAAGTACGGGTATTCGATTATGATGACGAGACGGGTACGATCTCAAACGAGCGTAGTTTGATGGATTTTACGGCATACGGCTATCCCGATGGCAGCACAATTGATGCTGAGAACAATCTGTGGGTGTGCCTATGGAATGGCAACAAAGTGTTGCAGATCGATACCGAGTCAGGAGAGATCATTGGTGAAGTGCATATTCCTGCACACAACATCACGTCTTGTGCTTTTGGGGGAGAGAACTTGGACTCGCTATTCATTACTTCTGCTAGAGTGGATATGAGTGAGGCGGAATTGGACTCTCTACCACACGCTGGAAGTATATTCGTAGCAGTCCCGGGAGTCAAAGGGGTTAAAGCCAATTTCTTCGGTCAAGAGTAG
- a CDS encoding cytochrome c translates to MKLEISILFVLLWFAAACGGANPSTNMGTGETVASQDPMLKKGQKVYRAHCMACHQKEGTGVLRMNPPLIQTEWVLGDKARLIGIILNGFEGEIEVDGVTYNSIMNSFSYLSDEEISALLTYVRQSFGNDASPVTSDEVAAVRKP, encoded by the coding sequence ATGAAATTAGAAATATCTATCCTGTTTGTCTTGCTGTGGTTTGCTGCGGCATGCGGAGGAGCCAACCCAAGTACGAATATGGGAACAGGGGAGACGGTTGCCTCACAAGATCCGATGTTGAAGAAGGGGCAGAAAGTCTATCGCGCCCATTGCATGGCATGTCATCAAAAGGAAGGTACAGGGGTTTTACGGATGAATCCACCTTTGATTCAGACAGAGTGGGTACTAGGAGACAAAGCGCGCCTCATTGGGATCATTCTCAATGGATTTGAAGGTGAGATCGAAGTAGATGGAGTGACGTACAACAGCATTATGAATTCCTTTTCTTACTTGTCAGACGAGGAAATATCGGCGCTGTTGACCTATGTTAGGCAGAGTTTTGGTAATGACGCTTCACCTGTCACGAGCGATGAGGTGGCGGCAGTGCGCAAACCATAG